The DNA region CTTCCGAACTGGTCCAGTCGAGGCTGGAATTGGTCGACCTGGAGACGTCGGGAAGGCCGCCCGTGATATATCCGGGCAAGCCATTGAAAACCGGGCTGGCCTTGCTGTACTGGGTCGTGGCGGAAAGCGTCAGCAGCGTGTCCGGCGTCAGGTCCGCTTCGATCACGCCATAGGCCATGCCCAGTTTTCCATGGGACCGATCGTAGAAATAATGCTGGTCCTGGCCGACGACCACGGCGCGCCCGCGCACCGTGCCCGACTCGTTGAGGGGACCGCTGGCATCCAGTTCGGCCCTGCGGTAATCCCACGAACCCAGCGACAAATTCGCGGAAAGCCGGGTTTCGGACGTCGGGCGCTTGCGCACCATGTTCACCACCCCGCCGGGTTCGCCCGAGCCTTGCAGCAGTCCCGATGGCCCCCGCCATATCTCCACCCGGTCGTACATGGACATATCGAAGGCTTGCAGGGCGCCATTGGCGTTATAGGCGGGGATGCCGTCGTATTGGCCCAGCAGGTTGTAGCCGCGCGAGTAATACCACGCATGCCCGCCCGTATCGGTTCCGCCCGAGTATGCCGAATAGACGCCGGGCGCCCAGGTCATCACCGCGTCGATGTCGCGCATATTCTGGTCGTCCATGCGCTGGCGTGTCATGACGCTGACCGACTGTGGAATCTCCCGTGGCGCCAGCGGCAATTTGCCTATCGTCATCGCATTCGTCGTGTACGAGCCGGTGCCTTCCGTCGTCGGATCCTTTACCGGAGCGCCGACGACACTGACGGACGAGAGTTGCGTAACGGCGCCGGACTTGTCGGCGGCGAGAAGCGTGATGCTGTTGCCCTTGCGCCGATACGTTATTCCCGTCCCTTCCAGCAGCCGTTGCAGCGCCTGCTCGGGAGACAATTGCCCGTATACGGCAGGCGCGGAACGTCCCTTCACCAGATCGGGGGGATAGAAAATCTGCAGCGATGCCTGCTCGCCCAACTGTATGAGCGCATCTCCCAGCGGCGCCGCCGGAATGCTGATCCGAATCGGCGCATCCTGGGCCAGGGCCGCCACGGGCGTTCCGCATAAACCGATCAGGATGGCGACGAGCGCGCCGATGAACCGCCATGATTGCCGTCGAATGGACAGCCTTGTCGTGCAGGGATGCCTTTGAAGCCTTGAGGTAGACACGATGAATCACGTTCCGGAGATATCGCTGCGCGTGTTCGCGCCAGTCCCGTCGTCGCGGGGCCACAGAGCGCAGGCAAGGTCCGCCCTCCGTTAGCTTTGACGGTTGGGAAGAAAAAAAACCGGAACGGCTACGGCGCCTCTTTTTGAAACAAGATGAAACTCATCAATGGCGCGGTGTCGCGGGCGTTTTTCCCACGACGATTCAAGCGACGGAAACTCAGCGAGGCGCGATCATGTATCCGCCGTCGGCGTCGCGAACGATGCGCAGCGCCGCGATGGCGGGCAAGGCATCCAGCATCGACTCGGGGTCGTCGATGCCGAGCGTGCCAGCCACGCGCACGGAATTCAGCCGCGGGTCGGCGATGCGCAGCGGTTTTCGCAGATAGCGGTTCAGCTCCGCCACCACGGTGACCAACGGCGTATCCTGGAAGACCAGACGCCCGCGTTGCCATGCGGTCGCGGCGGCGACATCGCCTTGATGGGCCGGCTGCAATCGGGCGCCTTGCAGTCGCGCCACCTGGTCCGCCGCGAGCTGGGTCGTCTGCCGATTCCACCAGTGTCCTGTCGAAAACCGCACGCTGCCGCTGCGGACGGCCACCGATACTCGATCGGCGTCGATCCGCACGTTGAAGACCGTGCCCGTGACGAGGACTTCGGCCTGGTCCGCCGTCACGATGAATGGACGCGACTTGTCCGGATAGACCGTGAACAGGGCTTCCCCCGCTTCCAGGAGAACTTCCCGCCGGGTCGCGTAGAAGCGAACCGTGGCGCGCGTGGCCGTGTTCAAGGAGAGTACCGATCCGTCGGGAAGACGCACTTCCCGCCGCTCGCCTTGGGCAGTGGAAAGGTCAGCCGTGAAATCGGGAGGACCGTCATGCCACTGCGTCCAGGCGATGCCGGCGACGACCGCAGCGGTACAGGCCGTGCCCAGGCCCCATACGAACCCGCGCCGGCCGTAGACCGGCGCGACAGCCTTTTCGGTTTGCCCCAGCATGGCACGCATCTTTTCGCGAGGCACGTTGTCCGCGGCCGTCCAGATGGTTTCGAGAACGCGGCAATGCCGGTCGTTGTGGGGGCTCGCGGCGCGCCATGCTTCGTATTCCGCGCGCTCCGCGGGCGTCAACGGTCGCAACTGCATGCGCGAAAACCATTCTATGGCCTGAGCGCGGGCAGCTTTGTCCGCGTCATCGCTGTATGGATCGGTCATGGCAAGGGTAGCCCTCGGACGGGTCCCGGATGGCAGGAAACAAACGGTCCTTTCATACGCTTGACGTTTCGCTGGCAGGAAATCCGGAATCAATGAGAGGCGTAATTCTGCAAACGATCATACAGGTGATCCAACGCCCGCTTCATATACTTCTCCACCATGCTCTGGGACAGCCCCATCGTCAACGCGATTTCCTCTTGCGTGCGCCCTTCGATCTTGTTCCAGATAAACACCTGGCGGCATTTGAGCGGCAGTTCTTCCAGGGCTCGCTGAAGCGCATCATTGAGCAGCGAGGCACGGACGGTTGCCTCCGCGTCGGTCCCGTGCGGATGTTCGTGCTCGGCCAGTTCATCCAGGGTAACGGTCTCGATCACGCTGCGGCGGCGATGGATGTCCACCAATTTATTGTGGGAGGCCCGGCCCAGGTATGCACGGAGATCCTTGACCGCGCCGACGCCATTTTCCAGCATGCTGAGCACCGCGTCGTGCACGGCGTCCTCGCGATCCGAATGGGAGTGCCGGGAACGCGTGGTCCACAGGCCGAGCAACTCGCCGTAATAGGCGAGCCATCCATGTTCGGAAGAGCGGCGACGGGACATGGCGATGGAAAGTGCGCTGGGCGGAGTTGCAATTATTGCAAACAGTTCTCATTTCGACAAATATTCTGCCTGGGAACGCTGCATCCGCTGCCGCTCAGCGCGCCTTGAACCGCTCCCACGCGATCAGCGCCAGGAGGACCAGTCCGGCGCCCAGGCCGATGTGCCCGCACCAGGCCACCAACCCCAGCGACCAGCCTTGGGCATGGACGGCGATGGCGAGCGAGGCGGCGAGCGCCCCCCACCCACCGATGCGCAACAGGCTGCTCGGGCCCGCGCCCAGTTCGCGGCTGAACAGGTTCTGCTGATGCCGGTCCATCGCCAATGCCAACAACGCAAAGGCGATCAGCGACACCAGGGCTGTCAGGGCATGGCTCATCGCGGGGACGTCCCGGGCACCTGGCCAGAAGCGGGATCGCCGGCCGCTGGCGCGCTGGCGGACTTGGACACCGGCCGCGCCGGTTTCGTCCTGGGCCGGTGGCGCAGGGTGCGCAACGCCAGCATGGCATGCAGGGCGGCCAGCGCCCACAGGGTCAGTTCGAAGCCCGCGAATACCCAGTCGCCCTGCGCCACGCTACGCCACAGGGGCCGGCTCGTCGTCACCGCGCTCACCACGGGCAGCAATGCCAGCAGCCCGGCGGCGGCCCACAGCAGTTCGACCCAGGCCCGCTTTGCGGGCCGCAGCAGCGCCCACGCCAAGGCCAGCCCCCAGGCGATGAAGAACACATGGATCTCCCAGTCGGCGCGCTTGGCCAGATGCGGCGCCAACAAGCGGTTGGCCCACAGCAAGGACGCCGCCGCGACGGACAGCCCCGCGATCGACGCGATGTTCAAGCGTTCCACCAACCGGAAGCCGAAATAGGGCTTGTCGGGGTCGGGCAGCCTGGCCCGTCGCTTGACGGTCCACAACACCAGCCCGGTGCCGACCATCGCCGTCCCCGCCAGGCTTACCAAAAAGTACAGCCAGCGCACCGTGGCGTCGGCAAAGCGCCCCATGTGCAACGCATACAACACCCCGCGCGTCTCGGCCATTGCGCCCACCTTGTCCCTGGTCTGGAGCAGCTCGCCGCTGGCGCCGTCGAACAGCATGTACTGCGGGCTGACCGATGCGCGTTCGAAGTCGCCGCGCAACACGGCCACCCGGGCCGCCGCGTCGCCAGGGTGGTTGACGATCACGCGGCCGACGTTGTCGCGGCCCCAGCGCGCCTGGGCCTGGCGCACCATATCGGCCACCGATGCCAGATCCGCCTTGTGCCCGCTGGGCTTGCCGGGCGGGATACGCGCGCTCATCTCGGCGGTCAGCGCCTGGCGCTGCTTGAAAGCCGCGTCGGCCCCCCACGGCATGTACAGCAGCATCAGCGTAATCAACCCGCTATAGGTGATCATCAGGTGAAAGGGCAGTCCGAAAACGGAGAGCGCGTTATGTGCATCCAGCCAGCTCCGCTGCCCCTTGCCCCAGCGGAAGGTGAAGAAGTCGATGAATATCTTCTTGTGCGTAATCACCCCGCTGACGATGGCCACCAGCATGAACATGGCGCAAAAGCCCGCGATCCAGCGGCCCCATAGCGGCTTCATGTAGTGGAACTGAAAATGGAAGCGGTAGAAAAAATCGCCGCCCTCGGTGTCGCGGGCATTCAGCTTCTGTCCCGTGGACGGGTTCAATACCGCGGTCCTGAAGCCGGCACGGCCGGGCACATTCGGATCGAGCCAAAAGACGTTCACCACATTGTTGCGTTCATCCGGCAGGCCGATATTCCACGTCGGGCTGGCAGGCGCCAGCGTGGCGAACGCGCCCACGATGCGTTGCGCCACCTCGGCCGCGTCCGGCACGTGCCGTTGCGCGGGCAGCTCGGGACGCATCCATTGCGACATCTCGTCGCGGAAGTAGGCCACGGTGCCCGTGAAAAACATGGCGTAGAGGATCCAGCCCGCCAGCAGACCCGCCCAGATGTGCAGATCGGACATCGTCTGGCGGATGCCGCGCGGCTGCGGCCCTGCCTTGCCTGCCTTGGAATCGCCATGAGAGGTCATGAGGGGACTCCCGCGTTCCAGACGGACCAGGCCGCCAGCCCCAGCGGCAACGCGGCCACCAGCAGCCCCACCCAGGCGCGCGTGGCCGAGCGCACCGCGAAGACCCAGACGACCGCCAGCGTGTAGACCAGGAAGCTAAGCAGCATGCCGGCGAATACGGCCTGGGTGCGATCGATCGGCAGGACCACGGCCGCCACGCTGGTCAGCGCCGCCAGCCCGTAGCCGCCAAACAGGGCAGCCACGATGCGCGCGACGAGCGGCCCCGCGCCGAGCATCCGGCGCGCCTTGACGAACACCGTATTCACTTGTTCGGCGTTGCCGCCGGGCCAGCGGGAATCGGTGGCACGCCGGCGGGCTTCACGTAGGTGAGCGTGGTCACATGATTGATGCCGTCATACTTCTCCCCGGCACGCTCGCCCGGCACGCGCTCGATATGCATCGCCTCCGCAACGTACTGCCCCTTCCAGGGCATATCGAACTTCACCAAACCCTGTTCATCGGTGTGGCCTTCCTTTCCCCAACCTGATTGGGTGAGGAGGACGACCTTGGTCCTGGGCAGCGGCTGCCCCTTGAAGGTGAGCCTGAATTCGCCCGGTTGGCCGGTGGGCACCAGGTCGAGCGTCAGTTTCGGGGACTGCTCGGCGAAGCCGGTGATCAGGCGCGCGGCGGGGTAAAACCAGCTCGTCACTTCCTTATCGCCCTGCTTGAACTTGCGCAGCGGGAAATTCGCGTCTTCGGCCACGATGGATTGGCCCGTCTTGGCGGCGAAGGGCAGCGCGAAGCCGCTGGCGGTCTTGCTGCCGTCGGCGCTCGTGTCCTTGCCCTGGGCAGAAAGCAGCGTGGCAGTGGGTTTGCCGAATTTGTCCAGCAGACCGGGAGAGGCTTCGCGCAGGTTCTCCCCGAATTCGCCGAACCGGATCACGGCGTTGCCCTTGGCGGGCTGTTCGAGCCAGATCTGGTGCGCGTTTGCCGTTGCGGCGAGGGTGGCCAGGCTCAGTAGAAGGAAAGTCTTGCGGATCATTGTGTTCTCCATTTATCTATCAAGGAAGATGGCTGCCGTCGCTCGCGGCGTAGCGAAAGGCAGGCTTATTCAGAAATCCACCGAGGCCGACAGCATGAACGTGCGCGGCGAGCTCATCACCGCGCCACCGTTGACGGCAATCCAGTAGTCTTTGTTGAATACGTTTTCGACGTTGCCGCGAAAGGTGACAGCCTTGCCGGCGATGCGGGTGGTGTAGCGCGCCCCCAGGTCGAAGCGCGTCCAGCCGCTGACTTGCTGGGTATTGGCGGCGTCGAGATAGGCGTTGCCCGTTCGTATGACCCGACCGCCGACCGTCAGGCCCGGCACCCCCGGCACGGCCCAATCGAGGCCCAGATTGGCTTGCAATTTAGGCACCCCCGGAGCGCGATTGCCATTATTCGTCCCGCCAGCGGTGTTGGTCAGCTTGGCATCGATGTAGCTCACGCCGCCCATCATGCTCAAGCGCGGCGTCAATTGGCCGAAGACATTCCATTCAATGCCGCGATTTCTCTGTTTGCCGTCCCGGCTGTATTCCCGTGTGGCCGGGTCCACGATCTGGCTCGGCTGCTTGATCTCGAACAGGCTTATGGTCGTCGCAAAGTCGCCGAAATCCTTCTTGACCCCCACTTCGTATTGCCTGGTCTTATAAGGGGGAAAGACAGTGCCGTTGTCGGGCGAGGTCGGGTCATTGACGACAGAGCCCTGCAGCAGCCCTTCGATGTAATTGGCATACAACGAAAGATCGGAAAGAGGTTTGACCACCAGTCCGACCATGGGCGTCAAGGCGTCGTCTTTATAGTCAACGCCAGTGGTCAGGACTTCTTGCTCGACATATTGCTTGCGGACGCCCGCGATGACGTTGAGCCGGTCTTCCATGAATGAAAGCGTATCGGCAACGGCGACGCTCTGCCTGTCGACAGTGGAAAGATCGCCCCACGTACCTGTCCGGAGTTGGGCAGGCAACCGCCCGGTCGTGGGTTCGTAGATATTTCCCGAAACCGTAGGGCCGCTGATGCTTCGTCCGCCGGAACGTTGCAGGTTGCGCTGATGGAACCGATCGGCGGTCAGCGCCAGTTTGTGCTGCACCGGGCCCGTGGCAAAACGGATCTGCGTGCCCACCTGGATGTTGGTGTTGTCCATGCCATAGGCATCGGAGGCCAGCGTGCCCCGGTAGTCGCCGTTCGGCATGACATTCGCGATCTGGGTGGTGACCACGTCCGAACGCTGCCGCAGATGTCCCGCCGCCACGTAGGCGGACACGGCATCGCTGAAATCGTATTCGGCGCGGAAGGCGGCCGACGATTCCTCGTGCTCGGCCTCGCCGCCCAGCAAGACGGCGTTGCTGGACCGGGGCGCGTCCGGAATATCGGCCGTGGCGAAAGAAAATGAAAAGGGAGAGATATTGCGCAGCCTGGCCTTCTGATGCAGCAGGTCCAGAGACAGGCGCAACCGCTCGCCCCGATAGTCCAGGGCGACGGCGCCCATGCCGAGGTGGCCGCCCTGCTGATCGATCGGCGTGTCGCCATTGCGATACACGGCATTGACGCGGATGCCCCAGGCATTGTCCTCTCCAAACCGCCTTCCCACATCGAGATGGGTATTGATCTGGCTGTCGGACATATAACCGGTAGTCAACCGGGTCAGGGGTTCATCGGCGGCTCGCTTGGGAACGAGGTTTATGTCGCCCGCGATGCTGCCACCCATGCTGTTGAGCAATGCGTTCGGCCCCTTGAGCACTTCGATGCGTTCCAGGGCCTCGACGGGCTGCCGATACATCGGGAAAATGCCGCGCAAGCCATTGAATGAAGCATCCGCCGTGCTAAACGGCAAGCCGCGAATGAAGAAGGCATTGGACGCCTGGCCGTACTTGCGTCCCGAATCCCTTACCGACGGGTCCCCCACCAACACATCGGCGATCATCTGCGCCTGCTGGTTTTCCATCAGCTCGGCGGTGTAGCTGGTCTGGTTGAAAGGCGTATCCATGAAGTCCATGTTGCCCAGCAACCCCACGCGACCGCCACGCGCCACCTGCCCTCCCGCATAGGCTTCGGGCAGGCCATCCGCACGGGCGGCTTGCGCCGTGACCGTGACGGCCTCCAGCGTGCTCACGGTGGGCGCTTCCGCGCCTCCCGGCGCCGGCCGCAGCAGGTAGCGCCCGCGTGCATCCGGCACGGCTTGCAGGCCAGTGCCTGCCAGCAGCGCGGCGAGCGCGGCCTCGGGCGTGAAGATGCCTTGCACACCGGAACTGTTCTTGCCTTGGGCGAGTTCCGTGCTGCCGGAAAGCAGCACGCCCGATTCGGCAAGAAAGCGCATCAGCACCGCGTTCAGCGGTCCGGCGGGAATATCGTAGCTACGGGCGGCCGCCGCGCCGGGCTGAGTTGCCGGCGCGGACGCGGCGTGCTGCGCATACGCGTGGCCCGCCCAGCCGGCGCCGATGGCGACGCCGCCGGCCACCAGCAGGTGCGTGGCCAGCGGCGGGGACCTGCGGATAAAGCGCGGGGGATGCGCCGACCTGAAACGGCCATGCGCTGGGTGACGAGACATGTTTACCTTCCTCGGTTCAAACGAATGAAGCATCGGACCGAGACTCGTCGCCATTCCCGCCTTGCGGCATGCCATTGCCTGCCGATCGCCGACTTGTTTCGATCTCACCAGGTAAACCGGATGAAAGGAAAAAATGTGGAAATGGCTTGGGCGGATTTCGCCATAGAATTTTGTAACCACCGGAGGACACTAAGAAGCGCGCGCCTCGATCGTCGTCCACCAGGGCAGAGGACGACGGATCCGGATGGGAAGCGACTTCTGGAGCATGGCCAAGGCGCCGTCCACATCGTCGAGCGGGTAACTGCCGAGAACGGGAAGCCCTGCGACGTCGGGCGCCACCGCCATGTGTCCGTGGCGGTAGCGGGATAGTTCTGCGACGACCTGGCCCAGCGGTATGTCCTGCGCGAGAAGAACGCCGCGAGACCAGACTTCGCGCGCGGGATCGGCGGGGACGATCGCTTCCAGCCGGTCGGCGGTGAAACGCACCTGCTGGCCGGCGCCTATGGTGGCGTTTCCGGCGGCGGCGCTTCCTGCAGCGGCGCGTCCGGCGCTCGCGGCCAGGGTGATCTGGACGGCGCCCTCGTAGACGGCCAATAGCGTGCCGCCCTCTCCGTCCAGCCGCACATTGAAGCGCGTGCCCAGCGCGCGCATGCGGCCTTGGGCCGTATCGACGACGAAGGGGCGGGCCGCCTCCGCGGCGGTCTGGATGAGGATTTCGCCGGCACGCAAGCGTAGCCGGCGCAGGCTGGCGCCGTAGTTCTGGTCGAAAGCGCTGGCGCTTCCGAGCCAGACCCGGGTGCCGTCGGCCAGACGGACTTCGTGCCGCTCGCCGGTACCAGTGCGGTAATCCGCGGCCCAGGCCAAGAGGGCATCCACCGCGCCGGGTTGCCGCCAGAGCGTCCAGCCAAGCGCGCTGCCCGCGCCGGCGATGGCGGCTACGCCGAGCACGACGCGGCGCCGGGCGAGCCGGCGATTGGCCAGTTGCAGCGCGTCGGCGGCCTGGCGCGGCGAAGCATCGGCCTGCAGAGACCGGAAGCGTTGACTGACGCGCTCGACGACGGCCCACGCGGCACGGTGGTCCTCGCTGCTGGCCAGCCAGCCTTGCCAGCGCGCACGGTCGGCGTCGATAACCGTTCCGGAGTGCAGCAGCGAGAACCACGCGGCGGCCTGCTCCATCGCCTCGTGCGAAGGCATGGCGGCGCCGGCGTGTAGCAGGACGCTCACGGGATGGTGGCGCCGGCCTGGGCCAGGTTGCGCGCTTCCAGCCGCATGCAATGGAGCATGGCCTGGGTGAGATAGTGTCCGACCATGCGCGAGGACACGTCCAGTTCGCGTGCGACTTCCTGATGCGTCATGCCGCACGCCACCGCCAGGACGAAGGCGCGAGCGGCCTTGGGCGGCAGATGGCGCAACATGGCGTCGATTTCATACAGAGCCTGAAGCACCGCCGTCTGGTCTTCGGCCGAGGGGGCATACGCCTCGGGCCGCGCGGCCAAGGTTTCCAGCCAGGCACGTTCGATTTCGCGGTGGCGCCAGAGATCGATGCACAGGCCGGAGGCGATGGTCCTCAGGTAGCTTCGGGCCTCCTGGCTGCTTTCGAAGCATCGTGGGCGGGTGATCAACCGCACGAACGTGTCGTGCGCCAGGTCCGCCGCATCAGCCGCATCACCCAGGCGAAAGCGCAGCCACCCCTGCAACCAACCATGGTGGTTGGTGTAGAGCGTTTCGACTTGTTGTTGCGGAAGCGGGACCGACGCGGCGCCCATGAGGCCTTTCCTTTGCCTCATATCCGACAAAAAGAGGCGATGTGAATGAGAATTAATATGATTCTATCGAATTTCAGCCACAATTCAACAAAAGGCACGGGACGGCCAGGCAATGCCACGATGGAATCGTTGTGAACGGTTCCGCGGTTTTCCTATCCAAGAATCAGTCCGCACTGAGTCCACACCGGCCGCCGGCTTCCCGGAAGACGCTCCCGCCGCCCACGAGGGCGGCACAAGCTCGCCGGGTGTCGGCCGCGATCTGTGGGCCACGATCCTAGTCGGCCGATTGAAAGCTTGAAACACTATAGTTTTTGTATACACGTCTCTCCCGCGCACGGTGCGCCGTGCAACCTTTGCCTTGCGCGCATCACTCCGCATTTCGGACCTTACATTCCAATGAAGTCTTCCCGTCGTAAGTGGCTTGGCCGTGGTCTTGCCCTCCCCCTGGGCTTGAGCCTGCCACCGTTGCTTTCGCTTCGTCCCATCCTCGCCGCCGCGGCCGCGCCAGCCCCGGCACTCGCCATCGTCATGAATTCCGGCGAGGCGAGCGTGTCGGTCATCGACATGGCCACGCACAAAGTCGTGCGCACGCTGCCGACGCTGCGGGAGCCCAGCCACTGGGCGCTGGCCCCCGATCGCAGCAAGCTCTATATCGCCGACGCCAGCGGCAACGCGCTGTTCGTCGTGGATCCGCGCGACGGCACGGCGATCGGCCACAAGACGATCGCCGACCCCTATCAACTCGGTTTCAGTCCGGACCATCGCTACCTGGTCGTCAATGCGCTGCGCCTGAACTACGTCGATTTCTATCGCGCCGACGACCTCACGCTCGTGAAACGCTTCAAGGCCGGCAAAATGCCGAGCCATCTCGATTTCACGCCGGACTCGCGCACCAGCTTCAGTTCGATGCAGGAGTCCGACAGCGTGGTCGCCTTCGACCTCGCCAATATGACGGTCCGCTGGACGTCGAAGGTTGGCGCGACGCCCGCCGGCGTGCTGTACCACAACGGCAAACTGCTGGTCTGCGTCATGGGGGCCGACTACGTCGCCGAACTCGATCCCGCGGACGGCAAGATCCTGCGCAAGATCAAGACCGGCGTGGGCCCGCACAATATTTTCCTCACGCCGGACGGCAAGACGCTGTACGTAAGCAACCGCATCGGCGGCTCGCTCGTCGCGCTCGACCCCAATACCTACGCGCTGCGCCGCACCTATCCTTTTCATGCGTCGGGTCCCGACGACATCGGCGTCGCGCCGGACGGCAAGCTGTGGGTCACGCTGCGTTTCCGGGAGCAGGTTGCCGTGCTCGATCCGGCCAGCGGCGACTACGAAACGATCGCGGTCGGCCGCTCTCCGCACGGCATTTATCTCACGACCGAACTGAACCGTTCCGGCCTCATCACGGCCGAAACCCTGTAGCAAGCCCGCCATGCTGACCTTCATCGACAGATTCTTCAATATGGTGGCCGGCGAGATCGATCAGTATCTCGTGTTGCCGTTGCTTTATCGCTTCGGCTGGATGCAGTGGGAAGAACTCTCTTTCGACTGGGCGCTCATCTGCGTATACGGCTTTTTTGCCGTGATCGCGACATATGCCGTGTGCTGGCCGCTCGAGGCCTTTTTCCCGATCGAACGCTGGGAAAACCGCAAGGCCGTGCTGACCGATGCGTTCTATACCATCCTCAACCGGGTAGGCGTGCTGCCGGTCTTCAGTTTCCTGCTGTTCTACCAGGTGCAGGTGTGGGTCAACGGTTTCCTCGTGAGCCAGGGCTATATTCCGCCGACGCTGGAGACGATCTTTCCCCCCTTGTTCGGGCACCCGGTCGTCACTTTCATCTGCTATGCGCTGATCCTCGACTGCGCGGACTATTGGCGGCATCGGCTATCCCATATGTTCCGCAGTTGGTATGCGCTGCACGCGCTGCATCACGCACAGCGGCAGATGAGCTTCTGGTCCGACGACCGCAATCACCTGCTGGACGATCTCGTCGCCGGCGTGTGGTTCGGCGTTGTCGGACTCGCCATCGGCGTTCCGCCGCTGCAGTTTCCCCTGCTCTTCCTGTTCATGCGCTTTATCGAAAGCCTCAGCCACGCGAACATCAGGCTCTCGTTCGGCTGGCTCGGCGACAGGCTGCTGGTGTCGCCCCGTTTTCACCGGCTGCATCACGGCCTGCGCGCGGCCGGCCGCAACTCGTGCAACTACGGCGCGGTCTTTCCGTTCTGGGACATGCTGTTCGGCACGGCGGACTTCTCGGACGAGTATCTACCCACCGGCGACAAGCGCGCGCCGGAATCGATGGCAACGGGGAGTTATCTGGAGCAGCAGGTGGGCGGCCTGCGGTTCTTCCTGGACGAATTCAAGGCCGCGTCCCGCAAAGCGCACCGGGGTTCGTGAGGCCAGAGGGCGGGAATTTGCCGCATGCTGAATGAGCTACGGTTTCGATACCGCAGGCCAGGTCAATGCGGTGAATAACGCCCCTATTCTCCGTATAATCTGCGGAGAATAGCTTGCTCTTGCGGCGAATCGGCTGTTTAATCTCCGCATGAATCGCGGAGAAAGTCTCTATATCTGGCAAGCCCCCGACTGGCCGGCCTGGCGCTACGACCTGTCGGCGCTAGCCGGGCCGTTGGCCGCGGCCAGCCGTGCCCAAGGCGTGCTGCTGGGCCGTCTGGCCGACGTGGGCATGGCGCTGCGCGACCAGGCCAGCCTGGCCGCGTTGACCGAGGACGTGGTGAAGACCAGCGAAATCGAGGGCGAGGTGTTGAACGTCGTATCGGTGCGCTCGTCCATCGCCCGGCGCCTGGGCGTGGACATCGGCGCGGTCGCGCCGGTGGACCGGCACGTCGAGGGCGTGGTCGAAATGGTGCTCGACGCCACCTCCGGCGGCACCGACCCACTGACGGAGAAGCGCCTGTTCGGTTGGCACGCAGCGCTGTTCCCGACCGGCTATTCGGGCAT from Bordetella genomosp. 10 includes:
- a CDS encoding FecR domain-containing protein, encoding MPSHEAMEQAAAWFSLLHSGTVIDADRARWQGWLASSEDHRAAWAVVERVSQRFRSLQADASPRQAADALQLANRRLARRRVVLGVAAIAGAGSALGWTLWRQPGAVDALLAWAADYRTGTGERHEVRLADGTRVWLGSASAFDQNYGASLRRLRLRAGEILIQTAAEAARPFVVDTAQGRMRALGTRFNVRLDGEGGTLLAVYEGAVQITLAASAGRAAAGSAAAGNATIGAGQQVRFTADRLEAIVPADPAREVWSRGVLLAQDIPLGQVVAELSRYRHGHMAVAPDVAGLPVLGSYPLDDVDGALAMLQKSLPIRIRRPLPWWTTIEARAS
- a CDS encoding sigma-70 family RNA polymerase sigma factor — translated: MGAASVPLPQQQVETLYTNHHGWLQGWLRFRLGDAADAADLAHDTFVRLITRPRCFESSQEARSYLRTIASGLCIDLWRHREIERAWLETLAARPEAYAPSAEDQTAVLQALYEIDAMLRHLPPKAARAFVLAVACGMTHQEVARELDVSSRMVGHYLTQAMLHCMRLEARNLAQAGATIP
- a CDS encoding YncE family protein, whose translation is MLSLRPILAAAAAPAPALAIVMNSGEASVSVIDMATHKVVRTLPTLREPSHWALAPDRSKLYIADASGNALFVVDPRDGTAIGHKTIADPYQLGFSPDHRYLVVNALRLNYVDFYRADDLTLVKRFKAGKMPSHLDFTPDSRTSFSSMQESDSVVAFDLANMTVRWTSKVGATPAGVLYHNGKLLVCVMGADYVAELDPADGKILRKIKTGVGPHNIFLTPDGKTLYVSNRIGGSLVALDPNTYALRRTYPFHASGPDDIGVAPDGKLWVTLRFREQVAVLDPASGDYETIAVGRSPHGIYLTTELNRSGLITAETL
- a CDS encoding sterol desaturase family protein, with amino-acid sequence MLTFIDRFFNMVAGEIDQYLVLPLLYRFGWMQWEELSFDWALICVYGFFAVIATYAVCWPLEAFFPIERWENRKAVLTDAFYTILNRVGVLPVFSFLLFYQVQVWVNGFLVSQGYIPPTLETIFPPLFGHPVVTFICYALILDCADYWRHRLSHMFRSWYALHALHHAQRQMSFWSDDRNHLLDDLVAGVWFGVVGLAIGVPPLQFPLLFLFMRFIESLSHANIRLSFGWLGDRLLVSPRFHRLHHGLRAAGRNSCNYGAVFPFWDMLFGTADFSDEYLPTGDKRAPESMATGSYLEQQVGGLRFFLDEFKAASRKAHRGS